In Fundulus heteroclitus isolate FHET01 chromosome 16, MU-UCD_Fhet_4.1, whole genome shotgun sequence, a single genomic region encodes these proteins:
- the btbd17b gene encoding BTB/POZ domain-containing protein 17, which produces MERSCEHKIPCWVYVGTLLFFFHFYSVTVSGAPLKQEALDNGATVLNHSMHLVHRMENLLTLGNSSDVSLRVQTINTDEVKVIQAHSLVLTLQSDVFEELLLSRNNSALVLMETPDCAAVFDKFIRYLYCGDISLRLDQAISLHKLASKYHVWGLQQGLTQYMTQHLSSDSPTGHVVSWYTYALQIGDATLRESCLQYLSWNLSSVLQSGEWGSISEDLLLSLLQRSDLILQSELELYEALEAWTNQNQPVSSTVETALKAIRYGMIPPHHLFRLQRHSPLMAKYYESIRDLLYLAFQFHSASPIQLAKYFDVNCSIFTPRNYLSSSWGSPWIINNPTRDDRSFSFQTQLGPSGHDSSKRVTWNALFSPRWLPLSARSTYTELGAMQPTRTEGGRPRIIVTPATSSPDFAGVSFQKAVIVMAKQQGKVVVRHVYNFHQSTEEAGDFLVDADLQRRASEYLIDSSLYLHIVIKPLYHSLLVARK; this is translated from the exons ATGGAGCGCTCATGTGAACACAAGATTCCTTGCTGGGTTTATGTGGGCACTCTGCTCTTCTTCTTCCACTTCTACTCAGTCACAGTCAGCGGAG CTCCTCTGAAGCAGGAGGCACTGGACAATGGTGCCACAGTGCTGAATCACTCCATGCATTTGGTGCATCGCATGGAGAACCTATTGACCTTGGGGAACAGCAGCGACGTTAGTCTCCGGGTGCAAACCATCAACACAGACGAGGTGAAGGTGATCCAAGCTCACAGTCTGGTCCTCACTCTGCAGAGCGATGTGTTCGAGGAGCTGTTGCTCAGCCGTAACAACAGCGCTCTGGTTTTGATGGAAACTCCAGACTGTGCTGCTGTCTTCGACAAGTTTATCAG atatttgtaCTGTGGTGACATCTCGCTGCGGCTCGACCAGGCCATATCCCTGCACAAGCTGGCCAGCAAGTACCATGTGTGGGGCTTGCAGCAAGGCCTGACCCAGTACATGACTCAACATCTTTCCAGTGATTCGCCCACAGGCCACGTGGTTAGCTGGTACACCTATGCACTGCAAATCGGGGACGCAACCCTGCGGGAGAGCTGTCTGCAGTACCTGTCCTGGAATCTGTCCTCGGTGCTGCAGAGCGGAGAATGGGGATCCATCAGTGAAGACCTGCTCCTGTCCTTGCTCCAGCGCTCCGACCTCATTCTGCAAAGTGAGCTGGAGCTCTACGAGGCTCTGGAGGCCTGGACTAACCAGAACCAGCCGGTCAGCTCAACAGTAGAGACTGCCCTGAAGGCGATCCGGTACGGCATGATCCCCCCTCACCATCTCTTCCGTCTTCAGAGGCACTCTCCCCTCATGGCGAAGTATTACGAGAGCATCCGTGACCTCCTCTATCTCGCGTTCCAGTTTCACTCCGCCTCACCGATTCAACTGGCCAAGTACTTTGACGTCAACTGCAGCATCTTCACTCCCCGCAACTACCTGTCCTCATCTTGGGGCTCTCCTTGGATCATCAACAATCCCACCCGTGATGACCGTAGTTTCAGCTTCCAGACCCAGCTTGGGCCCAGCGGCCACGACTCCAGCAAGCGAGTGACGTGGAATGCCCTGTTCTCCCCTCGCTGGCTCCCACTCAGCGCCAGGTCTACCTACACTGAGCTGGGTGCCATGCAGCCCACGCGCACGGAGGGAGGTCGACCTCGCATCATCGTGACGCCGGCCACCTCCAGCCCCGACTTTGCCGGAGTGAGTTTCCAGAAAGCGGTCATCGTGATGGCAAAGCAGCAAGGAAAAGTGGTTGTCCGCCACGTTTACAACTTCCACCAGAGTACAGAGGAGGCTGGGGATTTCTTGGTGGATGCTGACCTGCAGCGCCGTGCATCTGAGTACCTCATCGACAGCTCCCTCTATCTGCACATTGTGATCAAACCTCTCTACCATAGCCTGCTTGTTGCCAGGAAgtaa